In one Oncorhynchus masou masou isolate Uvic2021 chromosome 23, UVic_Omas_1.1, whole genome shotgun sequence genomic region, the following are encoded:
- the LOC135510463 gene encoding prefoldin subunit 2-like isoform X1, giving the protein MAANSSSTVSKPSNIIGGKQSGPSAEQVGLYNEAFCNFVQSNVVAAFQRMRSEQRSMASKAAELEMEINEHSLVIETLKDVDPTRKCFRLVGGVLVERTVKEVLPALGSNKEQISKIVESLNIQMQTKGRELTEYREKYNIRLVGEGEEGQGKSAATSNGGGSKGGAGVLVS; this is encoded by the exons ATGGCAGCGAACAGTAGCAGCACGGTTAGCAAACCCAGCAACATTATCGGGGGGAAACAATCAGGGCCGTCGGCCGAGCAG GTAGGCCTATATAACGAGGCTTTTTGCAACTTTGTTCAATCTAAT GTTGTGGCTGCATTTCAGAGGATGCGCTCAGAACAGCGCAGCATGGCCTCAAAGGCTGCAGAGCTGGAGATGGAGATCAACGAGCACAG CCTAGTCATCGAGACCCTAAAAGATGTggatccaaccaggaagtgcttcCGACTGGTGGGCGGGGTGCTCGTGGAGAGGACGGTTAAGGAAGTCTTACCAGCTCTGGGAAGCAATAAAGAACAG ATATCAAAGATTGTAGAGTCCCTCAACATACAGATGCAGACAAAAGGCCGGGAGCTCACGGAGTATCGGGAAAAATACAATATCCGAttggtgggagaaggagaggaaggacaggGCAAATCGGCAGCTACCTCCAATGGGGGCGGGTCTAAAGGCGGTGCCGGTGTTCTAGTTTCATAG
- the LOC135510463 gene encoding prefoldin subunit 2-like isoform X2 has product MAANSSSTVSKPSNIIGGKQSGPSAEQVVAAFQRMRSEQRSMASKAAELEMEINEHSLVIETLKDVDPTRKCFRLVGGVLVERTVKEVLPALGSNKEQISKIVESLNIQMQTKGRELTEYREKYNIRLVGEGEEGQGKSAATSNGGGSKGGAGVLVS; this is encoded by the exons ATGGCAGCGAACAGTAGCAGCACGGTTAGCAAACCCAGCAACATTATCGGGGGGAAACAATCAGGGCCGTCGGCCGAGCAG GTTGTGGCTGCATTTCAGAGGATGCGCTCAGAACAGCGCAGCATGGCCTCAAAGGCTGCAGAGCTGGAGATGGAGATCAACGAGCACAG CCTAGTCATCGAGACCCTAAAAGATGTggatccaaccaggaagtgcttcCGACTGGTGGGCGGGGTGCTCGTGGAGAGGACGGTTAAGGAAGTCTTACCAGCTCTGGGAAGCAATAAAGAACAG ATATCAAAGATTGTAGAGTCCCTCAACATACAGATGCAGACAAAAGGCCGGGAGCTCACGGAGTATCGGGAAAAATACAATATCCGAttggtgggagaaggagaggaaggacaggGCAAATCGGCAGCTACCTCCAATGGGGGCGGGTCTAAAGGCGGTGCCGGTGTTCTAGTTTCATAG
- the nit1 gene encoding deaminated glutathione amidase has protein sequence MFVLRCSLRRTRVKHLLDCHSSWGSSCIGVHQRMSSSSPHPVAAVCQVTSTPDKEANFTACKRLVQAAKEGGASMVFLPEGFDYIGSSREETLNLSERLTGDIISRYTLLAKKLSVWLSLGGFHERGHDWETDRRIYNSHIIINAKGDIVSVYRKSHLFDVELPGRGVSLKESAFTIPGSSLIPPVQTPIGKVGLGICYDLRFPELSLALLRQGAEILTYPSAFTVATGAAHWEVLLRARAIETQCFVLAAAQVGSHHEKRSSYGHALAVDPWGVVMGDCGGENTGMVLLEIDLEKLRDTQRNMPVQQHRRDTSFYYSLGGKD, from the exons ATGTTCGTGCTCAGGTGCAGTTTGAGAAGAACTCGGGTGAAACATTTACTGGACTGTCATTCTTCTTGGGGCTCGAGCTGCATTGGGGTGCATCAAAG GatgtcatcatcatcacctcaTCCAGTGGCAGCGGTGTGCCAGGTGACCTCAACCCCTGACAAGGAGGCCAACTTCACTGCCTGCAAGCGATTGGTGCAGGCGGCAAAAGAGGGTGGAGCCAGCATGGTTTTCCTACCTGAGGGGTTTGACTACATCGGCTCTAGTCGAGAGGAGACCCTGAATCTGTCTGAGAGGCTAACGGGAGACATTATCTCACGCTACACACTGCTCGCCAA GAAGCTGAGCGTGTGGCTCTCTCTTGGAGGGTTTCATGAGAGAGGGCATGACTGGGAGACGGACAGGCGAATCTACAACAGTCACATCATCATAAATGCAAAgg GTGATATAGTGTCCGTATACAGGAAGTCCCACTTGTTTGATGTGGAGCTGCCAGGAAGAGGCGTGTCCTTAAAAGAGAGTGCCTTCACCATACCTGGATCCAGCCTCATTCCTCCAGTTCAAACTCCCATTGGCAAG GTGGGACTGGGTATCTGTTATGACCTGAGGTTCCCTGAGCTGTCATTGGCCCTGCTGCGACAGGGGGCGGAGATTCTGACCTACCCGTCAGCATTCACTGTGGCCACAGGAGCTGCCCATTGGGAG GTGTTGCTTCGCGCCAGGGCCATTGAGACCCAGTGCTTTGTCCTTGCTGCAGCCCAAGTGGGCAGTCACCATGAGAAGCGTTCGTCGTACGGCCACGCCCTGGCTGTGGACCCCTGGGGGGTGGTGATGGGGGACTGTGGAGGAGAGAACACAGGCATGGTTCTGCTGGAGATTGACTTGGAGAAGCTCagggacacacagagaaacaTGCCTGTGCAGCAACATCGCAGAGACACTAGCTTCTACTACAGTTTGGGTGGAAAGGACTGA